A region from the uncultured Sunxiuqinia sp. genome encodes:
- a CDS encoding flavin reductase family protein, whose translation MAKVNWKPGTMVYPLPAVLVSCGVTPEEQNLITIAWTGTICSDPPMCYISIKPTRHSYEIIKRTGEYVINLTTAELARATDWCGVRSGKKFDKWKEMGLTPAPASVVQVPIIEEAPISIECKVKDIVPLGTHDMFISKVVNVIADKQYIDSKTGAFSLKKANPICYSHGHYFELGKAIGKFGWSVQKKKKRKKKKPRN comes from the coding sequence ATGGCAAAAGTTAACTGGAAACCCGGAACAATGGTGTACCCATTGCCAGCCGTTTTGGTGAGCTGCGGAGTTACACCAGAGGAACAAAATTTAATTACCATCGCCTGGACCGGCACCATCTGTAGCGATCCTCCCATGTGTTATATTTCAATCAAACCCACTCGCCATTCGTACGAGATTATCAAACGAACAGGCGAGTATGTGATCAACCTAACTACGGCGGAACTTGCTCGTGCTACTGACTGGTGTGGTGTTCGGTCGGGCAAAAAGTTTGACAAATGGAAGGAAATGGGCTTAACGCCTGCTCCCGCAAGTGTTGTTCAGGTTCCCATCATTGAAGAAGCACCAATCAGCATCGAATGTAAAGTTAAGGACATCGTACCACTGGGGACGCACGACATGTTCATCTCCAAGGTGGTGAATGTGATTGCCGATAAACAATACATCGATTCGAAAACCGGGGCTTTCAGCTTAAAAAAGGCCAACCCCATTTGCTATTCGCATGGTCATTATTTTGAACTGGGTAAAGCCATTGGCAAATTTGGCTGGTCGGTGCAAAAAAAGAAGAAACGCAAAAAGAAAAAACCAAGGAATTGA
- a CDS encoding TonB-dependent receptor → MGLRRLFLLTILGGVSLIATAQTGKVTGAVTDAKTNETLIGATIFLEGTTIGTITNFDGNYIVDEIPAGTYTVRCSFISYETKSVEQVEITAGETVKIDFTLGESTVEIGDVKVVAKANRESEAMLLMDQKEASGIKESIGSKRLSALGVSDAASATSKISGVTKNEGSGDVYIRGLGDRYLSTTMNGLPIPSDDVEKKNIDLNLFSTDIIKNVGINKTFSADTYGDQASGTVDVSSKTFSEKITLGLSAKANSNVIKDGIWSNFRATQNMNDVSLGIYQRTYTTEAAIKQQSWNPEQRTMPVGFDFSLTAGKRLKLFDHDFTVFATVSHENEYEHQQGLYKKYRSNVLNNSFNDAETFNTKITTTGLVNLAYEVNSDHNLNFNSLVVIKTNDELYEAGRNGEGYIYDQLPRDSMAFVRDQNLKQTTMLVNQLMGSHKLDDKNLLKWAVGYNSVSAEEPNRIRNQVHGMGDNTFQFAYVGDYQQKKSLQDINDWEVNGYLNDELKFIDQEDRKLKLDFGGNFRKKERDFNSISVGVRGKGVEFASIDNIDEVLLDESLYSDGSLRLREGTPDIYSANLNVYAAYLNVNFKLNKLSGIVGLRYEKDEIDASWDVANYVGRKGSLSNSYDNLFPGVNFKYLLTKKSSLRLAASKTTTLPEFKELSPFEYVSPTGRVTKGNPDLKNSVNYNVDLKWEMFPTAKELVSVTGFYKRIQDPINLAQTRGSSGNFVFENTGEQADVYGFEVETRLDLIAAERTGTPDLNLSLNATKMWFNQDLLEEFQYNSKTETELQGAAGFIANGTLSYSDNKENEFVATISGNYSSDKILALGAPEDFANSATYFNNEIVEKGFATVDLVLSKKISKTVSLKFSGKNLLNPKIEQTQEIVPLSGNPSNEVVSSYKKGIALSLGVKIALNK, encoded by the coding sequence ATGGGACTTAGGAGATTATTTTTGCTGACCATTCTGGGCGGCGTTTCACTCATCGCAACTGCTCAAACAGGAAAAGTAACCGGAGCAGTAACTGATGCGAAAACAAACGAAACATTGATTGGAGCTACCATCTTTCTCGAAGGTACTACCATTGGAACAATCACTAATTTTGACGGAAACTACATCGTGGATGAAATACCGGCAGGTACTTACACAGTACGATGTTCGTTTATTTCGTACGAAACAAAATCGGTTGAACAAGTCGAAATTACAGCTGGCGAAACGGTGAAGATTGATTTCACTTTAGGTGAATCAACAGTAGAAATTGGCGATGTAAAAGTGGTTGCAAAAGCAAACCGCGAATCGGAAGCCATGTTGTTAATGGATCAGAAAGAAGCTTCGGGAATTAAAGAAAGTATTGGTTCAAAACGGTTGTCTGCTCTGGGTGTTTCTGATGCTGCTTCGGCGACTTCAAAAATATCGGGAGTCACAAAAAACGAGGGCTCCGGTGATGTTTACATTCGTGGACTGGGCGACAGGTATTTATCAACTACCATGAATGGCTTGCCAATACCTTCGGACGATGTCGAGAAAAAGAACATCGATTTAAACTTATTTTCAACCGACATCATCAAGAATGTAGGAATCAATAAGACCTTTTCGGCTGACACCTATGGTGATCAGGCTTCAGGTACTGTTGATGTTAGTTCAAAAACATTCAGCGAAAAGATAACACTAGGACTTTCAGCCAAAGCTAATTCGAACGTGATAAAAGACGGTATTTGGAGTAATTTCAGAGCAACTCAAAATATGAATGATGTGAGCCTGGGGATCTATCAACGTACTTATACAACTGAGGCCGCCATTAAACAGCAATCCTGGAATCCGGAACAGCGAACGATGCCAGTCGGATTTGATTTTTCGCTTACCGCCGGAAAGAGATTAAAGTTATTCGATCATGATTTTACTGTTTTTGCAACGGTTAGTCACGAAAATGAATACGAGCACCAACAGGGGCTTTATAAAAAATATAGATCCAATGTTTTGAACAATTCGTTTAATGATGCAGAAACCTTCAACACAAAAATAACCACTACCGGACTGGTTAATCTGGCCTATGAAGTTAATAGCGACCACAACCTAAATTTCAATAGTTTGGTAGTTATTAAAACAAATGATGAGCTCTATGAAGCAGGTCGCAATGGCGAAGGATATATTTATGACCAGCTCCCAAGAGACTCCATGGCTTTTGTTCGGGATCAGAATCTGAAACAAACAACGATGCTTGTTAATCAGTTAATGGGGTCGCATAAATTGGACGATAAAAATTTGCTGAAGTGGGCTGTTGGCTACAATTCGGTGAGTGCTGAAGAACCCAATCGAATTCGGAACCAAGTTCATGGCATGGGCGATAATACGTTTCAATTTGCTTATGTCGGGGATTATCAACAGAAAAAATCGTTACAGGATATCAACGATTGGGAGGTTAATGGTTATTTGAATGATGAATTAAAGTTTATTGACCAGGAAGATAGAAAGCTGAAACTAGATTTTGGAGGAAATTTCCGAAAGAAAGAAAGAGATTTTAACTCGATCTCAGTTGGAGTCAGAGGGAAAGGTGTTGAATTTGCATCAATCGACAATATAGACGAAGTATTGCTTGATGAGAGTTTATATTCCGATGGCAGTCTTCGATTGCGAGAAGGAACACCGGATATCTATTCAGCCAACTTGAATGTGTATGCTGCTTATCTGAATGTCAATTTCAAACTGAATAAATTGAGTGGAATTGTAGGCTTGAGATATGAGAAGGACGAAATCGATGCGAGCTGGGATGTTGCCAACTATGTCGGTAGAAAAGGAAGTCTTTCAAATAGCTACGACAATTTATTTCCGGGTGTAAACTTCAAATACCTGTTAACTAAAAAAAGCTCGTTACGTTTAGCAGCCAGTAAAACGACCACATTACCTGAGTTTAAAGAATTATCTCCGTTTGAATATGTTTCTCCAACAGGACGTGTCACGAAAGGGAATCCTGATCTGAAAAATTCGGTCAACTACAACGTTGATTTAAAGTGGGAAATGTTTCCAACTGCAAAAGAATTGGTTTCAGTTACTGGCTTTTATAAACGAATACAAGATCCGATCAATCTGGCACAAACGCGAGGGTCATCTGGTAATTTCGTCTTTGAGAATACCGGCGAACAGGCTGATGTTTATGGTTTCGAGGTAGAAACAAGACTTGACTTAATAGCAGCAGAACGAACAGGAACGCCAGACTTAAACCTGAGTTTGAATGCCACAAAGATGTGGTTCAATCAGGATTTATTAGAAGAGTTTCAGTACAACAGCAAAACGGAAACTGAATTACAGGGGGCTGCAGGTTTTATTGCGAACGGCACCCTGAGTTACTCAGATAATAAAGAAAACGAATTTGTCGCAACCATTAGCGGCAACTACTCATCGGATAAGATTTTGGCATTAGGCGCTCCTGAAGATTTTGCAAACAGTGCCACCTATTTCAATAATGAGATCGTCGAAAAAGGATTTGCCACTGTCGATCTTGTACTCAGCAAAAAAATATCAAAAACTGTTTCGTTGAAATTTTCAGGTAAGAACCTGCTAAATCCTAAAATTGAACAGACACAGGAAATAGTACCCTTGTCGGGAAATCCGTCCAACGAAGTAGTCAGCTCTTATAAAAAAGGGATAGCCCTTAGTTTAGGTGTAAAAATAGCTTTGAACAAATAA
- the pepF gene encoding oligoendopeptidase F, with protein sequence MKRINLRTALFFAAVLVVVASASSYAQKTRDKIADKYKWSLTDLFESDEAWRAAVEDLTQNLDEVEKFKGTITQSPENLLKVLTFNSELSKEASKIYLYAGMNSDLDMRDMKYNGMKQELQSMFSTFGAKAAFIEPEILETNWETIDAYIKSEPKLEVYRMPLENMFRTKAHSLSEKEERIMALSGTVTSVPQAVFGTFSNAEMPKPEVTLSDGTQLEIGSAEYSRYRASDNRADREIVFDAYWNNFARFQGTYGEILNGNVKTDIFNARARHYDSSLEASLYPNNISVDVYHSLVDNVNKNLPAFHRYLKIKKRMMDVDTLKYLDLYAPVVKDVDLNYSYDEGTAIILDALKPMGDEYTNTVKKAIDERWIDVYPTPGKRSGAYSNGAFYDGHPFILLNYNDLYEDVSTLAHELGHTMQSYFSNKTQPYPTADYTTFVAEVASTFNEVLLFNYMMNKVDDDDVKLSLLMNWLDRFKGTLFRQTQFAEFELKIHEEGEKGKPLTGETFSEIYTDIVNRYYGHEEEVCYVNDYINMEWAFIPHFYYNFYVYQYSTSFTASISLAEKVMSGDKQALKNYMEFLSAGGSDYPIQLLKNAGVDMTSNEPFDKAIAAMNKAMDEIEKILDKKEKE encoded by the coding sequence ATGAAAAGAATTAACTTGAGAACAGCACTGTTTTTTGCAGCGGTATTGGTTGTTGTAGCAAGCGCCAGCAGCTATGCACAGAAAACCCGCGATAAAATCGCCGACAAATACAAATGGAGTTTAACCGACCTTTTTGAATCAGACGAGGCCTGGAGAGCAGCGGTTGAAGATTTGACCCAAAACCTAGATGAGGTCGAGAAATTTAAAGGAACAATTACGCAATCGCCTGAAAACCTGTTAAAAGTTCTAACATTTAACAGCGAGCTTTCAAAAGAGGCTTCAAAAATTTACCTCTATGCCGGGATGAATTCTGACTTGGATATGCGCGACATGAAGTACAACGGCATGAAACAGGAATTGCAGTCCATGTTTTCCACCTTTGGCGCAAAAGCAGCTTTCATCGAACCGGAGATTTTAGAAACCAATTGGGAAACCATTGATGCCTATATCAAATCGGAGCCTAAACTGGAAGTGTATCGCATGCCTTTGGAAAATATGTTCCGAACCAAAGCGCACTCACTGAGTGAAAAAGAAGAACGCATCATGGCACTTTCAGGAACAGTGACCTCGGTGCCACAAGCTGTTTTCGGAACCTTTTCGAATGCCGAAATGCCAAAACCGGAAGTAACACTTTCGGACGGAACGCAGTTGGAAATTGGAAGTGCAGAATACAGTCGTTACCGGGCTTCGGACAACCGAGCTGACCGCGAAATTGTATTTGATGCGTACTGGAACAACTTCGCCAGATTTCAAGGTACCTACGGCGAAATTCTCAATGGAAACGTGAAAACTGATATTTTCAATGCACGGGCACGCCATTATGATTCATCGCTTGAAGCATCGCTTTATCCCAACAACATTTCGGTTGATGTTTATCATTCGTTGGTTGACAATGTGAATAAAAACCTGCCGGCTTTTCACCGTTACCTGAAAATCAAAAAACGAATGATGGATGTGGATACGCTGAAGTACCTGGATTTATATGCACCGGTTGTCAAGGACGTTGATTTAAACTACAGCTACGACGAAGGAACTGCTATTATTTTGGATGCTTTAAAACCAATGGGTGACGAATACACCAATACCGTGAAAAAGGCAATCGACGAGCGCTGGATTGATGTTTATCCTACTCCAGGGAAGCGATCTGGAGCGTATTCAAATGGAGCTTTTTACGATGGACATCCTTTTATATTGCTGAACTACAACGACCTTTATGAAGATGTGAGCACCCTGGCACACGAGTTGGGACACACCATGCAGAGCTACTTTTCGAATAAAACACAACCATACCCTACGGCCGACTACACCACATTTGTTGCTGAAGTAGCTTCTACTTTCAACGAAGTCCTGCTGTTCAACTACATGATGAACAAAGTTGATGATGATGATGTTAAATTGTCTTTATTGATGAATTGGCTCGACCGGTTTAAAGGGACCTTATTCCGTCAAACTCAATTTGCTGAATTTGAATTGAAGATACACGAAGAAGGTGAAAAAGGGAAACCACTAACCGGAGAAACGTTTTCGGAAATTTATACCGATATTGTGAATCGATATTATGGGCACGAAGAGGAAGTTTGCTATGTAAACGACTATATCAATATGGAGTGGGCATTTATCCCTCATTTCTACTATAACTTTTACGTTTACCAATATAGCACCTCATTTACAGCTTCTATTTCGTTGGCTGAAAAAGTAATGAGTGGCGACAAGCAGGCCCTGAAAAATTACATGGAGTTCTTATCAGCCGGTGGATCGGACTATCCAATCCAATTGCTGAAAAATGCTGGAGTTGACATGACCAGTAACGAACCATTCGACAAGGCCATTGCCGCCATGAACAAAGCAATGGATGAAATCGAGAAGATACTGGACAAGAAGGAGAAAGAGTAA
- a CDS encoding MarC family protein translates to MSDNLVAFSFSVFTGFFAIMNPIANTPIFLGLVEAENEQSRKKTAKTASITAFLIVVSFVILGKYIFDLFGITIPAFKLTGGLLLFYVGFDMLQSKKSRIHHQDQIPQGNDVAVSPLAIPILAGPGTIVTAMNHVTDGNYINMAIVIAIFALMIFLTYLAFSFSNLIVKKLGHNLITVVGKIMGLILAIMGTGMAIEGIKLAF, encoded by the coding sequence ATGTCAGACAATTTAGTTGCTTTTTCATTTAGTGTATTTACAGGCTTCTTTGCCATTATGAATCCCATTGCTAACACGCCGATCTTTCTTGGTCTTGTTGAAGCTGAAAATGAACAATCCAGAAAGAAAACAGCAAAAACAGCATCCATTACGGCATTTCTAATTGTCGTTAGTTTTGTAATTCTTGGCAAGTATATTTTCGACTTATTTGGCATTACCATTCCTGCCTTTAAATTGACCGGGGGACTGTTGCTCTTTTATGTGGGGTTTGACATGTTGCAGTCCAAGAAATCTCGAATTCACCATCAGGATCAGATTCCTCAGGGAAATGACGTGGCTGTATCCCCCTTGGCCATTCCCATTTTAGCAGGACCAGGAACTATTGTTACCGCCATGAATCATGTTACTGACGGCAATTATATCAACATGGCTATCGTCATCGCTATCTTCGCGCTCATGATTTTTCTTACCTACCTGGCTTTCTCATTCAGCAACCTAATTGTTAAAAAACTTGGGCATAACTTAATCACAGTGGTTGGGAAAATTATGGGGCTAATTTTAGCCATTATGGGAACCGGAATGGCCATCGAAGGCATTAAGCTGGCTTTCTAG
- a CDS encoding heme-binding domain-containing protein, giving the protein MKKLNLSLSLLLAALSFYLTSSASGKEEPNEKAIQMSKEVKAVINNSCFGCHNTDSRNDDAKEDLDFKTWHELSTVKQLGALKDIKEVLIKNEMPPQKFLEHKPDKALSDDQKELLVVWVKEQSKSLLNK; this is encoded by the coding sequence ATGAAAAAACTGAATTTATCCTTGAGTCTGCTTTTAGCCGCATTGTCTTTTTATCTTACTTCTTCAGCTTCCGGAAAAGAAGAACCAAATGAGAAGGCCATCCAAATGTCGAAAGAAGTAAAAGCTGTAATTAATAATTCGTGCTTTGGTTGCCACAATACCGACTCGAGGAATGATGATGCCAAAGAAGATTTGGACTTTAAAACCTGGCATGAGCTATCCACTGTAAAGCAATTAGGTGCACTGAAAGACATAAAGGAAGTTCTTATAAAGAATGAGATGCCTCCCCAAAAGTTTCTCGAACACAAACCGGATAAGGCACTCTCTGACGATCAAAAAGAGCTTCTAGTTGTGTGGGTCAAGGAACAAAGTAAATCCTTATTGAATAAATAA
- a CDS encoding radical SAM protein: MATFLFDKVIFGPVKSRRLGVSLGINLLPTDSKVCSFDCIYCECGWNPEKREKKAELPSRELVADRLEQKLKSMLKEGQLPDVITFAGNGEPTLHSKFPEIIDDTIALRNQFAPNCRIAVLSNSTMIHREPVFQALLKIKDNILKLDSAIPETIELLDCPVGNFDLERTIEQLKRFGQHAIIQTMFLRGTFKGQTVDNTTEKELSAWLKTLKNIQPKQVMIYTIARDTPTEGLEKISLEKLNQIASRVKAVGLTVQVSG, translated from the coding sequence ATGGCGACCTTTCTGTTTGATAAAGTTATTTTTGGTCCGGTAAAAAGTCGCCGGTTAGGGGTTTCGCTTGGCATAAACCTGCTTCCTACCGACAGCAAAGTGTGCTCGTTCGATTGCATTTACTGCGAATGTGGCTGGAACCCCGAAAAGCGCGAGAAGAAAGCCGAATTACCAAGCCGCGAGTTGGTTGCCGACCGTTTGGAACAAAAGCTGAAAAGCATGCTAAAGGAAGGGCAATTGCCCGATGTAATTACTTTTGCTGGAAATGGTGAGCCCACACTTCACTCCAAGTTCCCGGAGATTATCGACGATACCATAGCCTTGCGCAATCAGTTTGCTCCCAACTGCCGCATTGCAGTACTTTCCAATTCCACCATGATTCACCGGGAGCCCGTGTTTCAAGCCCTGCTGAAAATAAAAGACAACATCCTGAAACTGGATTCGGCGATTCCGGAAACCATTGAATTACTCGACTGCCCGGTTGGCAACTTTGATCTTGAGCGAACCATCGAACAGCTGAAAAGATTTGGGCAGCATGCCATCATTCAAACCATGTTTTTGCGAGGAACATTCAAAGGACAAACAGTCGACAACACCACCGAGAAAGAATTGTCGGCCTGGCTAAAAACACTGAAAAACATTCAACCCAAACAGGTTATGATTTATACCATTGCCCGCGATACGCCCACTGAAGGATTGGAAAAAATATCGTTGGAAAAACTGAATCAAATTGCCAGCCGTGTGAAAGCAGTTGGACTTACGGTTCAAGTTTCGGGTTAA
- a CDS encoding M3 family metallopeptidase, whose protein sequence is MKTNYGVLTTLLVLVTMMTTKAETTENPLLKTFENIHQTAPFDKIENEHFLPAFKVAIEEARAEVQEIIDNPEPPTFENTVVAMSKTGDRLSTIRKIFFNLNSAETNNEIQKIAQDVAPLLSEFGNDISLNPDLFARVKAVYDQKDQLELNPEQETLLENSYLGFVRSGANLNDDDKARYREITGELSKLGLTFSENVLAETNAFELHITDESKLTGLPDFAKEAAANTAKSKDKEGWIFTLQYPSYIPFMKYADNRELREKMFRAFSTKANKGNKYDNKEIIKKIVDLKLEKAKLLGYESHADYTLQRRMAETPERVLTFIDELHEASRPAAEKDFDEVVEFAKSEGFTGELQRWDWGYYSEKLKKARYGFNEEEVKPYFKLENVIDGVFNLANTLYGLELKENKEIPVYHPDVKAYEVFDAKGNFVSVLYMDFFPRDGKRSGAWMTDFRGQWIEGDEDIRPHVSIVTNFTKPTETKPSLLTFDELTTFLHEFGHGLHGMLSKCQYESTSGTNVFWDFVELPSQMHENWAYEKEWLDRFAVHYKTGEKIPAELIEKIVAAKNFQSGYTSERQLSFGLLDMAYYNAAAPMSQPVAEVETKAMAPTELFPPVEGSLMSTSFSHIFAGGYSAGYYSYKWAEVLDADAFAAFKANGIFDKETADAFRTNILEKGGSENPMDLYVRFKGQKPTVDALLERSGLKN, encoded by the coding sequence ATGAAAACAAATTATGGGGTTTTAACGACCCTTTTAGTCTTAGTAACTATGATGACAACAAAAGCAGAAACAACTGAAAATCCGCTATTGAAAACATTTGAGAATATTCATCAAACAGCTCCATTTGATAAAATTGAAAACGAGCACTTTTTACCAGCTTTTAAGGTAGCCATTGAGGAAGCTCGCGCCGAAGTACAAGAAATTATTGACAACCCAGAACCTCCAACTTTCGAGAATACTGTGGTCGCGATGTCAAAAACAGGTGATCGGTTGTCAACTATTCGGAAAATCTTCTTTAATCTGAATTCAGCCGAAACCAATAATGAAATTCAAAAAATCGCACAGGATGTTGCTCCGTTACTTTCGGAATTTGGCAATGACATTTCGTTAAACCCCGACTTATTTGCACGAGTAAAAGCTGTGTACGACCAAAAAGATCAGCTGGAACTGAATCCGGAACAGGAAACCTTGTTGGAAAATTCATACCTCGGATTTGTTCGCAGTGGGGCTAATTTAAATGATGATGATAAAGCCCGCTACAGAGAAATTACAGGAGAACTATCCAAGTTGGGCTTAACATTTTCTGAAAATGTATTGGCCGAAACCAATGCCTTTGAACTGCACATTACCGATGAAAGCAAATTGACAGGCTTACCTGATTTTGCAAAAGAAGCCGCGGCTAATACGGCCAAATCAAAAGACAAGGAAGGCTGGATTTTCACGCTTCAGTATCCGAGCTACATTCCGTTTATGAAATATGCTGACAACCGCGAGTTACGTGAAAAAATGTTTCGGGCATTTTCAACAAAGGCCAACAAGGGCAACAAATACGACAATAAGGAAATCATTAAAAAAATTGTTGACCTGAAACTTGAGAAAGCAAAATTGTTGGGTTATGAGTCGCACGCCGATTATACGCTACAACGCCGCATGGCCGAAACGCCTGAGCGTGTGTTAACGTTTATCGATGAGCTACATGAGGCTTCACGTCCGGCTGCTGAAAAGGATTTCGATGAAGTGGTGGAGTTTGCCAAATCTGAGGGTTTTACTGGGGAGCTGCAACGTTGGGACTGGGGCTACTATTCAGAAAAACTGAAAAAAGCTCGCTATGGGTTTAATGAGGAAGAAGTAAAACCTTATTTCAAGCTTGAAAATGTGATTGATGGTGTATTTAATTTGGCGAATACCCTGTACGGCTTAGAACTGAAGGAAAACAAAGAAATACCGGTTTATCATCCTGACGTAAAAGCCTATGAAGTGTTTGATGCTAAAGGAAACTTCGTGTCAGTGCTGTACATGGACTTTTTTCCTCGCGATGGCAAACGTTCCGGAGCCTGGATGACCGATTTTCGTGGCCAGTGGATTGAAGGAGACGAAGATATTCGTCCCCATGTGAGTATCGTAACCAACTTTACCAAGCCAACAGAGACCAAGCCATCACTACTCACCTTTGATGAGCTAACAACCTTTTTACACGAGTTTGGCCATGGCTTGCACGGCATGCTGAGCAAGTGCCAATACGAAAGCACTTCGGGCACCAACGTATTCTGGGACTTTGTAGAACTCCCCTCGCAAATGCACGAAAACTGGGCTTACGAAAAAGAATGGCTCGACCGCTTTGCTGTGCATTACAAAACAGGTGAAAAAATACCTGCTGAATTGATTGAGAAAATTGTTGCCGCTAAAAACTTCCAGTCGGGATACACGTCGGAACGCCAGTTGAGCTTTGGTTTGCTGGATATGGCATACTACAATGCCGCTGCTCCAATGAGCCAACCAGTTGCCGAAGTTGAAACAAAAGCGATGGCTCCAACCGAATTGTTTCCTCCGGTAGAAGGCAGCCTGATGAGTACTTCATTCTCACATATTTTTGCCGGTGGCTACTCGGCCGGCTATTACAGCTACAAATGGGCTGAAGTGCTCGATGCTGATGCATTCGCAGCATTTAAGGCTAATGGAATCTTCGACAAAGAAACGGCTGATGCATTCCGTACAAATATCCTCGAAAAAGGAGGAAGCGAAAACCCAATGGATTTATACGTTCGGTTTAAAGGACAGAAACCAACTGTTGATGCCCTGTTGGAACGAAGTGGATTGAAAAATTAA
- a CDS encoding heme-binding domain-containing protein — MPKILKVILVIIIAALIVIQFIQPEKNEDGIETNHLLKQEQVPTEISAILTNACLDCHSNQTTYLWYHRVAPVSFFISNHIHEGKGELNLSDWGTMDILDKIGTMEDIAEEVEEGEMPLKSYTLIHPKARLSEQERKTLIDWTESMSERLLTGE, encoded by the coding sequence ATGCCTAAAATACTGAAAGTTATACTTGTCATAATTATTGCTGCGTTGATTGTTATCCAATTCATTCAGCCCGAAAAAAATGAAGATGGAATCGAGACGAATCATCTGCTGAAGCAAGAGCAAGTACCAACAGAGATCTCAGCGATATTGACCAATGCCTGTCTGGACTGCCATTCAAATCAAACCACTTATCTCTGGTATCATCGGGTGGCACCCGTTTCGTTTTTTATAAGCAATCATATTCATGAAGGAAAAGGTGAGTTAAATCTTTCAGACTGGGGAACAATGGACATTCTGGATAAGATTGGAACGATGGAAGACATCGCAGAGGAGGTTGAAGAAGGAGAAATGCCGTTGAAATCGTACACCTTGATTCATCCCAAAGCAAGACTTTCAGAACAAGAACGAAAAACCTTGATTGATTGGACTGAATCGATGAGTGAACGGCTATTGACAGGAGAGTAG
- a CDS encoding carboxypeptidase-like regulatory domain-containing protein, with translation MKALLFTVLFTVLISFSFAAEKQTKEESKTEVTTLSLSGQVMDKVSHEALVGVKVCLEGTDKVAYTDFDGNYQFNGVAAGQYNLTASYISYEESKMENIQLSLKKSELNISLEVVD, from the coding sequence ATGAAAGCTTTATTATTTACAGTTTTGTTTACGGTTCTTATTTCTTTTTCATTTGCTGCAGAAAAGCAAACAAAAGAAGAAAGTAAAACAGAGGTAACAACACTAAGCTTAAGCGGACAGGTTATGGATAAAGTAAGCCATGAAGCTTTAGTGGGAGTTAAAGTTTGTTTAGAAGGAACGGATAAAGTTGCTTACACTGATTTTGATGGAAATTACCAGTTTAATGGTGTTGCAGCCGGACAATACAATTTAACCGCTTCTTATATTTCCTACGAAGAATCAAAAATGGAAAATATTCAACTAAGTCTCAAAAAAAGTGAGCTAAATATTAGTTTAGAAGTAGTCGACTAA